In one Sporomusa sphaeroides DSM 2875 genomic region, the following are encoded:
- the disA gene encoding DNA integrity scanning diadenylate cyclase DisA translates to MIKSREERSERLWDSRFVKTIKTLAPGSPIRDGLENILRAKMGALVLVGDNPATLEIVDGGFELNSEYTPAGFYELAKMDGAIVLSQDGKRILSANTQLMPDPSIPTTETGTRHRTAERAAKQTGALVVAISQRRNIITVYLGQLRYTLKDIPVILNRANQALQTLEKYRNVLDKGLTNLSALEFEELVTLYDVALVLIRAEQVNRIAMEIERNVIELGSEGKLVSMQMEELISGVDVAALLIKDYCNTTELKDYELVREQIAELPEENLEPFTICRMLGYGVSPTAMDIPVVPRGYRVLRQISRLPLLVGEKLVTHFKTLQRIYNASLAELDEVEGIGEVRAKAVKDGLKRVREQALLDRHL, encoded by the coding sequence ATGATAAAAAGCCGGGAAGAACGTTCAGAACGTTTATGGGATTCCCGTTTTGTCAAAACCATAAAAACATTGGCGCCAGGTTCACCCATCAGGGATGGCCTGGAAAATATTCTTAGAGCTAAGATGGGAGCCTTGGTGCTGGTGGGGGATAACCCGGCCACACTTGAAATTGTTGATGGCGGGTTTGAGCTGAATTCAGAATATACACCGGCCGGTTTTTATGAACTGGCTAAAATGGATGGAGCCATCGTGCTCTCCCAGGACGGCAAACGAATCTTGTCTGCCAATACCCAGCTGATGCCTGATCCAAGTATTCCAACCACTGAAACCGGCACACGCCATCGTACCGCCGAACGGGCGGCCAAACAGACCGGTGCGCTGGTGGTAGCCATTTCCCAGCGCCGTAATATTATTACCGTATACCTGGGGCAATTGCGGTACACGCTGAAGGATATTCCGGTAATACTCAATCGTGCCAATCAGGCGCTGCAAACCTTGGAAAAGTATCGCAATGTGCTGGATAAAGGTCTTACTAATTTAAGTGCGCTGGAATTTGAGGAATTGGTCACCCTCTATGATGTGGCCCTGGTGCTTATCCGGGCCGAGCAGGTCAACCGGATTGCGATGGAAATTGAACGTAATGTAATTGAGCTGGGCTCAGAAGGAAAACTGGTCAGCATGCAGATGGAAGAACTTATTTCCGGCGTAGATGTCGCCGCTTTATTAATTAAAGATTATTGCAATACTACTGAGTTAAAAGACTATGAACTGGTAAGAGAACAAATTGCCGAACTGCCTGAAGAGAACCTTGAGCCGTTCACGATATGCCGGATGCTGGGATATGGTGTTAGTCCCACCGCCATGGATATTCCTGTTGTGCCACGCGGCTACCGGGTGCTGAGACAGATTTCCCGCCTGCCGCTCTTAGTGGGGGAAAAGCTGGTGACGCATTTTAAAACCTTGCAGCGGATTTATAATGCCAGCCTGGCAGAGCTTGATGAAGTGGAAGGCATTGGCGAAGTGCGGGCCAAAGCAGTAAAAGACGGACTAAAGAGGGTGCGGGAGCAGGCCCTTTTAGACCGCCATCTGTAG
- a CDS encoding CtsR family transcriptional regulator yields the protein MSNLADTIEQWILRQISHQQDEIVILRRNEMAETLDCAPSQISYVLSTRFTLERGFIVESRRGSGGFVRIARIPVQTIVFQDAAKQIDEDLSLEEVKAIVVRLKNHNLMTNREAALIYKCFAFLYERLEPRERVPLLRSLLMTLADQNE from the coding sequence GTGAGCAACTTAGCCGATACTATTGAACAATGGATTTTGCGTCAGATATCACATCAACAGGATGAGATCGTCATTTTGCGGCGCAATGAAATGGCGGAAACGCTTGATTGTGCGCCTTCGCAGATTAGTTATGTGCTTAGCACACGCTTTACGTTAGAACGCGGTTTTATCGTCGAGTCCCGGCGTGGCTCTGGCGGTTTTGTCCGGATTGCCCGCATCCCGGTGCAGACTATTGTCTTCCAGGATGCCGCAAAGCAGATTGATGAGGATTTGAGTTTGGAAGAGGTAAAAGCAATTGTTGTACGCCTGAAGAATCATAATCTCATGACAAACCGTGAGGCTGCGTTGATTTATAAATGTTTTGCCTTCCTTTATGAGCGGCTGGAACCGCGAGAGCGCGTACCGCTGCTGCGATCGCTCCTGATGACGTTAGCCGATCAAAATGAATGA
- a CDS encoding stage II sporulation protein P, protein MSKKFLIKLVCFLVLAAVATAGVLHYLPLSLFSTQQKPEQAPQKMYDHYIIHDEATNEVLMYVPLVVSVGDELISDKNKRYKIVKVEENQAYARFVEDLNLELYQK, encoded by the coding sequence TTGAGTAAAAAGTTTTTGATCAAACTGGTTTGCTTCCTGGTTTTAGCTGCCGTTGCCACGGCAGGAGTGCTTCATTATCTGCCCCTGAGCCTGTTTTCCACTCAGCAAAAACCCGAACAAGCCCCGCAAAAAATGTATGACCACTATATTATACATGATGAAGCTACCAACGAAGTCCTGATGTATGTCCCGCTGGTGGTCAGCGTTGGCGACGAACTGATCAGTGATAAAAACAAACGCTATAAAATTGTCAAAGTGGAAGAAAACCAGGCTTACGCCCGGTTTGTGGAAGACTTAAATTTAGAGTTATATCAAAAGTGA
- a CDS encoding PIN/TRAM domain-containing protein: MDKTLRLLITFLAAVGGLMITDRIIPLLATVVGEEFLRIGVFGITMTTILTFVFGGLVGGIVGFVVAPLLLKYLWNFTYWLELRLNKMPGYDVLAGVLGLATGLIISNLLGPAFMPIPIVGKYVPLILSVILGYLGINVAIRKREELFNMFSNLPALPWLSRDGKERSKDKTDSICQAKILDTSVIIDGRIADICKSGFIEGPLVIPVFVLEELQHIADSSDLLKRNRGRRGLDILNRMQKELELNIQIDNRDFDDITEVDSKLIKLGQVLKAKVITNDYNLNKVAELQGVSVLNINELSNAVKPVVLPGEEMVVHVVKDGKEFGQGVAYLDDGTMIVVDGGKKHIGETVGVLVTSVLQTAAGRMIFAKPKVLM; encoded by the coding sequence ATTGATAAAACACTTAGACTACTGATTACTTTTTTGGCGGCAGTGGGTGGGCTTATGATAACCGATAGGATTATTCCTCTGCTGGCTACTGTCGTAGGTGAAGAATTTTTGAGGATTGGTGTATTTGGCATTACCATGACTACGATTCTCACATTTGTGTTTGGTGGTTTGGTTGGGGGAATTGTTGGTTTTGTGGTAGCGCCGTTGCTCTTAAAATATTTATGGAACTTCACTTACTGGCTGGAGCTACGCTTAAACAAGATGCCTGGATATGATGTTCTGGCAGGTGTCTTGGGGTTAGCCACTGGACTAATAATTTCTAATTTACTTGGACCGGCTTTCATGCCGATTCCTATTGTTGGGAAATATGTTCCGCTGATACTTAGTGTTATTTTGGGATACTTGGGGATCAATGTCGCCATTAGAAAACGCGAGGAATTATTTAATATGTTTTCTAATCTGCCGGCTTTGCCTTGGCTCAGCCGGGATGGCAAAGAGCGGTCAAAGGATAAGACGGACAGCATTTGCCAGGCGAAAATACTGGATACCAGCGTTATTATTGATGGACGTATCGCTGATATTTGTAAAAGCGGATTCATTGAGGGGCCTCTTGTCATCCCGGTGTTTGTTTTGGAAGAACTGCAGCATATCGCTGATTCTTCTGATCTGCTCAAACGCAACCGGGGGCGGCGGGGACTGGATATTTTAAACCGTATGCAGAAAGAACTTGAGCTTAATATACAGATTGACAATCGTGATTTTGATGATATTACTGAAGTAGATTCGAAGCTTATCAAATTAGGTCAGGTGCTCAAGGCCAAAGTCATAACGAATGATTATAACCTGAATAAAGTGGCCGAACTTCAAGGTGTATCTGTTCTCAATATTAATGAACTGTCTAATGCCGTCAAACCCGTAGTACTGCCAGGGGAAGAAATGGTAGTACATGTAGTAAAGGATGGCAAGGAGTTCGGGCAGGGAGTAGCTTACCTTGATGACGGTACGATGATTGTCGTCGATGGCGGTAAAAAACACATTGGCGAAACGGTCGGAGTACTGGTAACTTCGGTATTGCAGACTGCCGCCGGACGAATGATTTTTGCTAAGCCTAAAGTGCTAATGTAA
- a CDS encoding UvrB/UvrC motif-containing protein encodes MLCEECQKETACVHITKIINQQKIEKHLCEQCAQKSGEMMGKNINNLISNKFSIHDFLKDMFNYTVPDNARTMLEPVCSECGLSYSEFSRSGKFGCSACYQAFGGQLEPLIKRMHGTAAHTGKVPKRGGVKFSLQQRIKHLRHDLEQHVNCEEYEQAAKLRDEIRALERQLAEPEARLGMSEEE; translated from the coding sequence GTGTTATGTGAAGAATGCCAAAAAGAAACTGCCTGTGTGCACATTACCAAAATTATTAATCAGCAAAAGATTGAAAAGCATTTGTGTGAACAGTGTGCACAAAAATCAGGCGAGATGATGGGCAAAAACATTAACAATCTCATAAGTAATAAATTTTCTATCCATGATTTTCTCAAAGATATGTTTAATTATACAGTGCCGGATAATGCCCGGACAATGCTTGAGCCTGTTTGCTCAGAGTGTGGTCTGAGTTATAGTGAGTTCAGCCGCAGCGGCAAATTTGGCTGCAGTGCTTGTTATCAGGCCTTTGGCGGACAGTTGGAGCCGCTGATTAAACGTATGCATGGTACGGCTGCTCATACCGGCAAGGTGCCGAAACGCGGCGGCGTTAAATTTAGCTTGCAGCAGCGCATTAAACATCTGCGCCACGATTTGGAACAGCATGTCAATTGTGAGGAATATGAGCAGGCAGCCAAGCTAAGGGACGAAATCAGAGCATTGGAAAGACAGCTTGCCGAACCGGAGGCCAGGCTGGGCATGAGTGAGGAGGAATAG
- a CDS encoding ATP-dependent Clp protease ATP-binding subunit, which translates to MFNRFTDRARKVLILAQQEAARYGHGYIGTEHLLLGLLREGEGVAAKALASLGLEVDSVREQVETILGTGQEQANDIGYTPRAKKVIELAMEEALRLGHNYVGTEHILLGLIREGEGIAAQVLTGMGVDINLMRQRVIEMLGGFAMSGQTPQPKVQGAKPAASSNTPLLDEFGRDLNKMSQEGKIDPVIGRDAEIERVIQITLRRTKNNPVLIGEPGVGKTAIAEGLARRIVEGQVPEILRNKRVVSLNMASMVAGTKYRGEFEERLKKVIDEIREAGNIVLFIDELHTLIGAGAAEGAIDAANILKPALARGELQVIGATTLNEYKKYIEKDAALERRFQPITVGEPAVEDAIAILKGIRDKYEAFHRAQITDEAIDAAVNLSHRYISDRFLPDKAIDLMDEAASRVRLQAFSIPPDVKEIEKRLEQVRTEKEGAIAAQEFERAASLRDMEQQIREELGGKQKQAKQRGNERIVVTAEDIAHVVSTWTRIPVKKLAEEESERLLKLEEILHNRLVGQHEAVQAVARAVRRARAGLKDPKRPIGSFLFLGPTGVGKTELSRALAEALFGDETAMIRLDMSEYMEKHTVSRLVGAPPGYVGYEEGGQLTDAVRRKPYSVILLDEIEKAHYDVFNMLLQVLEDGRLTDSQGRTVDFKNTVIIMTSNVGSQHLKKDAAALGFLSGERAKANEGEAAKSRVLDEVKRVFRPEFLNRIDEIIVFSSLTDDDLKQIVEIMLQEVTKRLVHANLKLELSDSAKQELVKEGRDHAFGARPLRRAIQKMIEDEVSEMIIRQSITGGDTVLVDAAENGKLKFAKKA; encoded by the coding sequence TTGTTTAACAGATTTACCGACAGAGCCCGCAAAGTATTAATACTGGCACAGCAGGAAGCGGCCAGATACGGACATGGATATATCGGCACCGAGCATTTGCTGCTGGGACTTTTGCGTGAAGGCGAGGGTGTAGCCGCTAAGGCGCTGGCTTCGCTGGGATTAGAGGTGGATTCCGTACGGGAACAGGTAGAAACCATTCTGGGTACCGGCCAGGAGCAAGCCAACGATATCGGTTATACGCCGCGGGCCAAGAAAGTCATTGAACTGGCAATGGAGGAAGCCTTGCGGCTGGGTCATAATTATGTGGGAACAGAACATATTCTGCTGGGGCTAATCCGGGAGGGAGAAGGTATTGCCGCTCAGGTACTGACAGGTATGGGAGTGGATATTAACCTTATGCGTCAGCGGGTCATTGAAATGCTGGGCGGTTTTGCGATGTCAGGGCAGACGCCCCAGCCCAAAGTGCAGGGAGCTAAACCGGCAGCATCCAGTAATACCCCGCTATTGGATGAATTCGGCCGTGATCTGAATAAAATGTCGCAGGAAGGCAAGATTGATCCTGTTATCGGCCGTGATGCCGAGATTGAGCGGGTTATTCAGATTACCCTCAGACGCACTAAAAACAATCCGGTGCTGATTGGCGAACCGGGGGTTGGCAAGACCGCCATTGCCGAAGGCTTGGCCAGACGCATTGTTGAAGGTCAGGTGCCCGAGATTCTGCGTAATAAACGCGTTGTTTCGCTCAATATGGCATCCATGGTGGCTGGTACCAAGTACCGGGGTGAGTTTGAAGAACGTCTGAAAAAGGTAATTGACGAAATTCGTGAAGCCGGCAATATCGTATTGTTCATTGATGAGCTGCACACCCTGATCGGCGCCGGTGCTGCCGAGGGAGCCATTGATGCGGCCAATATCCTGAAGCCGGCATTAGCCCGGGGCGAATTGCAGGTTATTGGCGCAACCACTCTCAATGAGTACAAAAAATATATAGAAAAAGATGCGGCGCTGGAACGGCGCTTCCAACCCATCACGGTTGGCGAACCGGCTGTGGAAGATGCCATTGCCATTTTAAAAGGAATCAGGGACAAATATGAGGCCTTTCACCGGGCGCAAATTACCGATGAGGCCATTGACGCGGCGGTAAATCTGTCTCACCGGTACATTTCTGACAGGTTTTTGCCTGACAAAGCCATTGACTTAATGGATGAGGCCGCCTCACGGGTACGTTTGCAGGCATTTTCCATTCCGCCTGATGTCAAAGAAATAGAAAAACGCTTGGAACAGGTCCGGACGGAAAAGGAGGGAGCCATCGCCGCGCAGGAATTTGAGCGGGCAGCCAGCCTTCGCGATATGGAGCAGCAGATCCGTGAAGAGCTTGGCGGCAAGCAAAAGCAGGCAAAACAGCGCGGTAATGAACGTATTGTTGTTACCGCTGAGGATATTGCTCATGTGGTGTCTACCTGGACGCGCATTCCGGTTAAGAAATTAGCCGAAGAAGAATCCGAACGGCTGCTGAAGCTGGAGGAAATTCTCCATAACCGGCTGGTCGGCCAGCATGAGGCCGTGCAGGCGGTAGCCCGTGCCGTACGCCGCGCCAGAGCCGGACTTAAAGATCCTAAACGGCCTATTGGCTCCTTCCTGTTCCTGGGGCCGACAGGGGTGGGCAAAACCGAGCTGTCACGCGCTTTGGCCGAGGCCTTATTCGGCGATGAAACCGCGATGATTCGTCTTGATATGTCTGAGTATATGGAAAAACACACGGTGTCCCGGCTTGTTGGCGCTCCTCCCGGCTATGTCGGCTACGAGGAGGGCGGTCAACTGACTGACGCCGTACGCCGCAAACCCTATTCGGTTATTCTTTTGGATGAGATCGAAAAAGCCCATTATGATGTTTTCAATATGTTGCTGCAAGTACTGGAAGACGGCCGTTTAACCGATAGTCAGGGCCGGACGGTTGATTTCAAGAATACTGTCATTATCATGACATCTAATGTTGGTTCACAGCATTTGAAAAAAGATGCGGCCGCGCTTGGCTTTTTATCAGGCGAACGCGCTAAAGCCAATGAGGGGGAAGCAGCTAAAAGCCGGGTATTGGATGAGGTTAAGAGGGTATTTAGACCGGAATTTTTAAACCGGATTGATGAGATCATAGTCTTTAGCAGTCTGACTGACGATGACCTTAAGCAAATTGTAGAGATCATGCTTCAGGAAGTAACCAAACGCCTGGTTCATGCTAATCTCAAGCTTGAGCTGAGCGATTCAGCCAAGCAGGAATTAGTAAAAGAAGGCCGTGATCACGCTTTTGGTGCCCGTCCGCTGCGTCGTGCCATTCAAAAAATGATCGAAGACGAAGTATCTGAGATGATTATCAGGCAATCCATAACCGGCGGTGATACCGTACTGGTGGATGCTGCTGAGAATGGTAAATTAAAGTTTGCCAAAAAAGCCTAA
- the spoIIP gene encoding stage II sporulation protein P, with amino-acid sequence MRYFLRIILNVVVVLSLGSLPAAALPEAELLDGGELLSGYMTVMDEQGIIVLQTGHEVHLGDQYIAEDDTLYEITEVEGAIARCRTMEKVSAQAPDDAIFVQAPPPNAPKPKIAIYHTHTDESYTPTDGRPSQKGKGSIMLVGDAFEKRLTELGYQVIHSKTLHDPHDANAYHRSRRTAMKLLQQQPIALFDLHRDSAPLKVYSTTINGQSVCKLMLVVGRQNQNQKTTLDFARSIKRATDAKYRGLIRGIFIARGNYNQDLSPRAILVEVGTEHNSREAAERSITLFANVVPSFLGPPGGNSGGKAEAGQAGTYTEINDNNTGGTATSYVPTDTAPGYDILVMVAVLTVGIAAFLFLSTGNWQEAKKKLHHFFKYEFTNFLGSRKKRKK; translated from the coding sequence ATGCGCTATTTTTTGCGAATTATACTGAATGTAGTAGTGGTGCTAAGCCTTGGCAGCCTGCCTGCGGCCGCTCTGCCTGAAGCGGAACTGTTAGACGGCGGCGAATTGCTTTCCGGTTATATGACTGTAATGGATGAGCAGGGAATTATTGTGCTGCAGACAGGTCACGAAGTTCACTTAGGTGATCAATATATTGCTGAAGATGATACCTTGTATGAAATTACTGAGGTGGAAGGCGCAATAGCCCGCTGCCGGACCATGGAAAAGGTTTCGGCCCAAGCTCCTGATGACGCAATTTTCGTTCAGGCGCCACCACCCAATGCACCTAAGCCCAAAATTGCTATCTATCATACTCACACCGACGAATCCTATACTCCTACTGACGGCAGACCTTCTCAAAAAGGCAAAGGCTCAATCATGCTTGTCGGCGATGCCTTTGAAAAGAGATTAACCGAACTGGGCTACCAGGTTATTCATTCCAAGACCCTGCATGACCCGCATGATGCCAATGCCTATCATCGCTCCCGGCGTACTGCCATGAAACTTTTGCAGCAGCAGCCGATCGCCCTGTTTGATCTCCACCGCGACAGCGCTCCGCTAAAAGTATACAGTACTACCATCAATGGACAGTCTGTCTGCAAATTGATGCTGGTGGTGGGACGTCAAAATCAAAATCAAAAGACCACCCTGGACTTTGCCAGAAGCATTAAGCGCGCCACTGACGCCAAATATCGCGGACTTATCCGCGGCATATTCATTGCCCGTGGTAATTACAATCAGGATTTAAGCCCCAGAGCAATATTAGTGGAAGTAGGAACCGAGCATAACAGCCGCGAAGCTGCCGAGCGCAGTATTACGCTATTTGCCAATGTAGTCCCTTCGTTTCTGGGACCGCCCGGCGGCAATAGCGGCGGCAAAGCCGAGGCCGGTCAGGCTGGTACCTATACGGAAATAAACGATAATAATACCGGTGGTACGGCCACTTCTTATGTTCCTACCGACACAGCCCCCGGGTATGATATTTTGGTAATGGTGGCGGTATTAACTGTTGGCATAGCTGCCTTTCTGTTTCTTAGCACCGGCAATTGGCAGGAAGCCAAGAAAAAGCTCCATCACTTTTTCAAATATGAGTTCACTAATTTTTTGGGGTCGCGTAAAAAACGGAAAAAGTAA
- a CDS encoding protein arginine kinase — MTTIMENLLNQPLVPWLSGAGPEGEIVLSSRIRLARNLRSQPFPGRASAAELGEIVAALQQVPADLGEADGHKYELAALDGLSPLARNVLVEKHIVSPSHITDPENRALIVRDDASVSIMVNEEDHLRLQCLEAGLNLGDALDKANAVDDIIEAKHDVAFMDTIGYLTACPTNIGTGLRASVMVHLPALVLTKQMGRMVAIATQLGLTVRGLYGEGSEAAGNVFQISNQVTLGRNEQDIVTSLNGVVKHIVDKERMARELLLNESPDLLADRVWRAYGVLRYAQSICANEALSLLSEVRLGIDLGVIDEVLPEVFTKLLVMTRPSFLQNLAGDTVLHQADSNKLRAKLIRSSLQKS, encoded by the coding sequence ATGACTACTATCATGGAAAACCTGCTAAATCAGCCGCTTGTACCCTGGTTGAGCGGAGCCGGTCCGGAAGGCGAAATTGTGTTATCCAGCCGGATCCGCTTGGCTCGCAACTTAAGAAGTCAGCCTTTTCCCGGCCGTGCTTCTGCTGCCGAACTGGGCGAGATTGTCGCAGCGTTACAACAGGTACCGGCAGATCTTGGCGAGGCTGACGGTCATAAATACGAATTGGCAGCCCTTGACGGGTTGTCGCCACTGGCAAGGAATGTATTGGTGGAAAAGCACATTGTTAGTCCCAGTCATATAACAGACCCCGAAAATCGCGCGCTCATTGTCCGTGACGATGCCAGTGTCAGTATTATGGTTAATGAAGAAGACCACCTGCGTTTGCAGTGTTTGGAGGCCGGACTTAATCTTGGCGATGCGCTGGATAAGGCCAATGCGGTTGATGATATCATTGAAGCTAAGCACGATGTTGCGTTTATGGATACTATCGGCTATCTTACCGCTTGTCCCACTAATATCGGTACCGGCCTGCGGGCCTCGGTAATGGTTCATTTACCTGCCTTGGTATTAACCAAACAGATGGGGCGCATGGTGGCTATAGCCACCCAATTGGGTCTAACGGTACGTGGCTTATATGGGGAGGGCTCTGAGGCGGCCGGCAATGTTTTTCAAATATCCAACCAGGTTACTTTGGGCCGTAATGAACAAGATATTGTTACCAGTTTAAACGGGGTTGTCAAACATATCGTGGATAAGGAACGTATGGCCAGAGAGCTGCTGCTCAATGAGTCGCCCGATCTGCTGGCTGACAGGGTATGGCGGGCGTATGGCGTACTCCGTTATGCCCAAAGCATTTGTGCCAATGAAGCTCTGTCGCTGTTAAGCGAGGTGCGGCTGGGGATTGATCTGGGGGTTATTGACGAAGTACTGCCTGAAGTATTTACCAAGCTATTGGTAATGACCAGGCCAAGTTTCTTGCAGAATTTGGCGGGTGATACCGTCTTGCATCAAGCCGACAGCAATAAATTACGGGCCAAACTAATTCGTTCAAGCTTGCAAAAATCGTAA
- the radA gene encoding DNA repair protein RadA, translating to MSKIKTKFVCQECGSEASKWLGRCPGCGEWNTMAEEVAVKKSEARLTAAPAPKPRPINMVDTSAMPRLLTGISEFDRVIGGGIVPGALLLIGGDPGIGKSTLLLQVAAGIANTYGPVLYISGEESAAQIKIRAERLGKISNNLLIFTENNLETIVLEALQQKPAFVIIDSIQTMFSPEIPSAPGSVGQVRESTGKLMRFAKESGIPTAIIGHVTKDGNIAGPRLLEHMVDVVLYFEGERSYAFRVLRAIKNRFGSTNESGIFSMEEHGLAEVANPSGLLLAERPQGAPGSVVLAYLEGVRSLLIEIQALVSTTCFGMPRRMAAGLDYNRLILLLAVLEKRVGLMLANQDAYVNAVGGFKIAEPAADLPVALAIVSSFRNIAVDSSTVVMGEVGLTGEVRMISRAEARITEAAALGFKRFVIPAGNLSGLKLPRTAGLDIIGVASVSEAMEAVFV from the coding sequence TTGTCCAAAATTAAAACAAAATTTGTGTGCCAGGAATGTGGTTCAGAAGCAAGTAAATGGCTGGGACGATGTCCGGGTTGCGGTGAATGGAATACCATGGCAGAAGAAGTGGCTGTCAAAAAGTCCGAAGCCCGTTTGACAGCGGCACCTGCGCCGAAACCGCGTCCCATCAATATGGTAGATACGTCGGCTATGCCGCGGTTGTTAACAGGTATAAGTGAATTTGACCGGGTAATTGGCGGCGGTATAGTACCCGGTGCGCTGCTCTTAATCGGTGGTGATCCGGGGATTGGCAAATCGACGCTGCTCTTACAGGTAGCCGCAGGTATTGCCAATACCTATGGGCCTGTTTTGTACATATCTGGTGAAGAATCAGCAGCCCAAATTAAAATAAGAGCCGAAAGACTGGGAAAAATAAGTAATAATTTGTTAATTTTTACAGAGAATAACCTAGAGACCATTGTCCTGGAGGCCTTGCAGCAAAAACCGGCTTTTGTTATCATTGATTCCATTCAGACGATGTTTAGTCCGGAGATTCCGTCAGCTCCGGGCAGTGTCGGCCAGGTCAGGGAAAGTACCGGCAAGCTGATGCGCTTTGCCAAAGAAAGCGGCATTCCCACGGCAATCATCGGCCATGTTACCAAAGACGGCAATATTGCCGGACCACGGCTCTTAGAGCACATGGTGGATGTTGTTCTTTATTTTGAAGGCGAACGCAGTTATGCGTTCCGGGTTCTCAGAGCCATTAAGAACCGGTTTGGTTCAACTAATGAAAGTGGTATTTTTTCTATGGAGGAACATGGCCTGGCTGAAGTAGCCAACCCTTCCGGCCTGTTGCTGGCCGAACGGCCGCAGGGTGCGCCCGGTTCGGTAGTATTAGCCTACCTGGAAGGTGTTCGTTCCCTGTTAATTGAAATCCAGGCTTTAGTGAGTACTACCTGCTTTGGCATGCCACGCCGTATGGCGGCGGGGCTTGACTATAACCGCCTGATTCTGCTCCTGGCAGTACTGGAAAAGCGGGTAGGACTCATGCTGGCTAACCAGGATGCATATGTTAATGCGGTAGGGGGATTTAAAATTGCCGAACCGGCAGCCGATTTACCGGTGGCATTGGCGATAGTGTCAAGCTTTCGCAATATTGCCGTGGATTCGAGTACCGTAGTTATGGGAGAAGTGGGCCTTACCGGCGAAGTTCGGATGATTAGCCGGGCTGAAGCCAGAATTACCGAGGCAGCAGCCCTCGGTTTCAAACGTTTTGTCATTCCTGCCGGGAATCTTTCCGGCCTTAAGTTGCCCCGGACAGCAGGGCTGGATATTATTGGTGTTGCTAGTGTCAGCGAGGCCATGGAGGCGGTATTTGTATGA
- a CDS encoding DUF1573 domain-containing protein, protein MHDNKCCSDFQSAVDEYLIRHRSVLDVLTKYQEASARVNRAVAKAVTGCGCVQVAAARQSAPETTTYSELKEHMSSHLVGEPCAQCREIIATEIGHSMFYLAALCNATGLSLHQVMQQEYKNVKTLGAFHLT, encoded by the coding sequence ATGCATGATAATAAATGTTGTTCAGACTTTCAGTCTGCTGTAGACGAATACTTAATCCGCCACCGCAGTGTACTTGACGTTTTGACAAAATATCAGGAAGCGTCGGCCCGGGTAAACAGAGCTGTTGCCAAAGCGGTTACCGGCTGCGGCTGTGTCCAGGTTGCGGCTGCACGCCAATCGGCTCCCGAAACAACAACCTACAGCGAACTCAAAGAGCATATGTCTTCCCATCTGGTAGGCGAACCCTGCGCGCAATGCCGGGAAATCATCGCCACAGAAATAGGCCACAGTATGTTTTATCTGGCCGCTTTGTGTAATGCTACCGGATTGTCTCTGCACCAGGTAATGCAGCAAGAATATAAAAATGTTAAAACATTGGGTGCCTTTCATTTGACCTGA